In Dysgonomonadaceae bacterium zrk40, one genomic interval encodes:
- a CDS encoding PKD domain-containing protein has translation MIPRIDGNTDDWSEFPDEYIVGTDQLWDDSGKYPEPDSQNLDVKVRVAWVKGLNRLYFLYEAYDDYWDFTDPGLHNDIFEIVVDGDLSGGPLIDELHPLQSIDWSARYFDFHGVHAQNYHIFTPAVGKEWALVWGSQPWIRELPYANIAYSYDFQPGESGKLIAEFWITPFDYAGREGPERAVQSVLKDHKKIGLTWAVIDYDDVDDTSKKGFWNLSKHHKMYGNASLGTIFTLMPLDEKYQKNFEADWSFLIVDPSERMVTFRDQSRGEITSWHWDFGDGTNSDQQNPVHRYRQAGKYIVVLTIEGAEGTSSLANVWDVAVE, from the coding sequence ATGATCCCACGTATCGACGGTAACACTGACGACTGGTCGGAGTTCCCCGACGAATATATTGTGGGGACAGACCAGCTGTGGGATGACTCGGGGAAGTATCCCGAACCTGATTCCCAAAACCTGGATGTGAAGGTGAGGGTGGCGTGGGTGAAGGGACTCAACAGACTCTATTTCCTCTACGAAGCCTATGACGACTATTGGGATTTCACCGATCCCGGACTTCACAATGATATCTTTGAGATTGTGGTTGATGGTGACCTCTCGGGTGGCCCATTGATTGACGAACTGCATCCGCTTCAGAGCATCGACTGGAGTGCGAGGTATTTTGACTTCCATGGAGTACATGCACAGAATTATCATATTTTCACCCCTGCAGTCGGAAAAGAGTGGGCTCTGGTCTGGGGATCTCAGCCCTGGATCAGGGAGCTACCCTATGCCAATATAGCCTACTCCTACGATTTTCAACCGGGTGAATCCGGAAAACTAATCGCCGAGTTCTGGATCACACCTTTCGATTATGCCGGTCGTGAGGGTCCCGAAAGAGCAGTTCAGTCAGTGCTGAAGGATCACAAGAAGATTGGACTGACCTGGGCTGTGATCGACTACGATGATGTGGATGATACCAGTAAGAAGGGGTTCTGGAACTTGTCGAAGCATCATAAGATGTATGGAAACGCAAGCCTGGGAACCATTTTCACCTTGATGCCACTCGATGAGAAATACCAAAAGAACTTTGAAGCTGACTGGTCTTTCCTGATTGTGGATCCGTCAGAGAGAATGGTTACATTCAGGGATCAGAGCAGGGGAGAGATCACCTCATGGCATTGGGATTTTGGTGATGGAACCAATTCAGACCAACAAAACCCGGTACACCGTTATCGCCAAGCCGGCAAGTACATCGTAGTGCTGACAATAGAAGGTGCCGAAGGAACATCAAGTTTGGCCAACGTCTGGGATGTGGCTGTAGAATAA
- a CDS encoding TonB-dependent receptor translates to MKKQLTRGKKIKSESFFTGFLSMFFLFCTVALNAQTKTVSGNVLDEAGYSIPGASVFLQGTTIGTVTNAQGEFVLQNVPEDATLHVSFLGYIPQDIPVAGKNVIQVVLIEDTQSLDELVVIGYGTTKRANTVGSISKITSKEMAERPIARIENALQGQMAGVSVRSATGKPGADLEIRVRGAASITGDSSPLYVVDGVPLESLQGVNPSDIESIDVLKDAASAAIYGSRGSNGVVLISTKRGKSGPPTVTFNAYYGVGNLERKVDVLSSDEWITFNKKWYDRQWVNSQGGNLGDSQEMRIQKAINDGRLTQADLNSPDYRSKLNSIKAVYGLYDPWWGTDNIEPIDWQDAFYQTAPQSDIQLSIAGATDRISYAISGGVFDQEGLVPGSSFTRYSGRVKLNVKANDFISLGVNLAPSYGISNGTNVDGKDQAVARVLSYPGWVLAGTGKYAGADPSGWAEGQYDASDPSKYKFYGMWGPGDNNVSPYIQASGPTRKESNVRLNSSVDVTLNLAKGLTLNGMYAWNYLSAIDRSFSPTWINRTWNTAEYPGQRSSSSYQTWTNNNTLVQTVANYSNVWGDHAFDLMAGFSQEKSNVHRSRQQQSDFPNDKTWVFNRDYGRTTNSNEIGFSENAMMSFFGRANYTLKDMYILTLSLRRDGSSKFGPDNRWGNFPAISGAWKFSEEEFLKDLDWLGLSKLRVSWGLAGNDRISNASFMSNMTARNYTIGESQALANGYVIGNIANSMLGWESTSSTNIGLDMSFMRGRFSFSADYYYKLTSDLLLNSPVSPITGFTNMMDNIGKVRNHGMEFDFNSFNIDRGDFSWETALNLSFNRNKIVELAGGNADIIFGSTVQALIQRVGHPINSYYLYEVERTLRASDFEANGTTPKQGIAIYPGQRPGDTKWKDKTGDGVISAADKDVVGSYEPDFEWGLTNTFTFKNWDLSIFLNGRQGGELLSSGSRGWNRATNGPGWQYMDRWLYDAYWNEDEPGDGKTPGFFSTVSGNQYDTNWLYDATYIRIKNIRFGYNWKLQPNRYVNNIRLYVSCDNVYLWDNYYPGYSPEGATQDNAASEWGAYPLARTVITGINVTF, encoded by the coding sequence ATGAAAAAACAACTAACGAGAGGAAAAAAGATCAAGTCCGAATCTTTCTTCACCGGATTCTTATCCATGTTTTTTTTATTCTGTACGGTAGCGCTGAATGCTCAGACAAAGACAGTTTCAGGTAACGTGTTGGATGAAGCTGGGTATTCCATTCCCGGTGCCAGTGTCTTTTTACAGGGTACAACGATTGGAACTGTTACAAATGCACAAGGTGAATTTGTTTTACAGAATGTACCGGAAGACGCCACGCTTCATGTTTCGTTTTTAGGGTATATACCACAAGACATCCCAGTAGCCGGAAAAAACGTAATCCAGGTGGTATTAATTGAGGATACTCAAAGTTTGGATGAGCTTGTGGTAATCGGATATGGTACGACAAAGCGTGCGAACACAGTTGGCTCAATCTCCAAAATTACATCAAAAGAAATGGCTGAACGTCCCATTGCCCGTATTGAGAATGCATTACAGGGGCAGATGGCAGGAGTATCTGTGAGAAGTGCCACCGGTAAGCCGGGTGCCGATCTGGAGATACGTGTACGTGGTGCTGCTTCGATTACCGGAGATTCAAGTCCACTCTATGTGGTTGATGGTGTTCCGCTTGAATCTTTACAAGGTGTGAACCCCAGTGATATTGAGTCAATTGATGTGTTAAAAGATGCTGCCTCTGCCGCTATTTATGGTTCGCGTGGTTCCAATGGTGTTGTGCTCATCTCAACCAAAAGGGGAAAGAGCGGACCTCCGACAGTCACTTTCAATGCATACTATGGTGTAGGAAATCTTGAACGGAAGGTAGATGTGCTCTCTTCGGATGAATGGATCACGTTCAACAAAAAATGGTATGACCGACAGTGGGTGAACTCTCAAGGCGGAAATCTGGGTGATAGCCAGGAGATGCGTATTCAGAAGGCTATTAACGATGGCAGACTGACGCAGGCTGATCTGAACAGTCCTGATTACCGGAGCAAATTAAACAGCATCAAAGCAGTATACGGATTGTATGACCCCTGGTGGGGTACAGACAATATTGAACCGATTGACTGGCAGGATGCATTCTATCAAACGGCTCCTCAAAGTGATATCCAATTGAGTATAGCCGGCGCCACTGATAGAATCAGTTATGCCATTTCAGGTGGTGTCTTTGATCAGGAAGGGCTGGTGCCCGGTTCATCGTTTACCCGTTATTCAGGCAGGGTGAAATTAAATGTGAAAGCAAATGATTTTATCTCGTTGGGTGTCAATCTTGCACCTTCCTATGGAATCAGTAATGGTACAAATGTTGATGGAAAAGACCAGGCTGTTGCTCGTGTATTGAGCTACCCCGGTTGGGTACTGGCTGGTACAGGTAAATATGCAGGGGCTGACCCCTCAGGATGGGCCGAAGGTCAGTATGATGCATCCGACCCCAGCAAGTATAAATTTTACGGCATGTGGGGCCCGGGTGATAACAACGTGAGCCCTTACATTCAAGCATCAGGACCAACCAGAAAAGAAAGCAATGTACGATTGAACTCCTCGGTTGATGTAACACTGAATCTGGCCAAAGGGCTTACCTTGAATGGGATGTATGCCTGGAACTACCTCAGTGCGATCGATCGCTCCTTTTCGCCTACCTGGATCAATAGAACATGGAATACGGCAGAGTATCCCGGTCAACGATCCAGTTCATCCTATCAGACATGGACCAACAACAACACACTGGTACAGACTGTGGCCAACTACAGCAATGTGTGGGGGGATCATGCTTTTGATCTGATGGCTGGTTTCTCACAGGAAAAGAGTAATGTGCACAGAAGCCGTCAACAACAGTCGGACTTCCCGAATGACAAGACATGGGTGTTCAATCGTGATTATGGTAGAACAACCAACTCCAATGAAATTGGATTCAGCGAAAATGCAATGATGTCATTTTTTGGCCGTGCAAATTACACATTGAAAGATATGTATATTCTGACCTTGTCGTTACGTCGTGACGGCTCATCAAAATTTGGACCCGACAATCGCTGGGGTAATTTCCCTGCCATTTCGGGTGCCTGGAAATTCAGCGAAGAGGAGTTCCTGAAGGATCTCGATTGGCTGGGGCTCTCAAAACTTCGTGTGAGTTGGGGTCTGGCAGGTAACGACCGCATCTCAAATGCATCGTTTATGTCAAATATGACTGCCCGCAATTATACAATTGGTGAATCCCAAGCGTTGGCAAATGGATATGTGATAGGAAATATTGCGAACTCAATGCTGGGATGGGAGTCTACCTCATCTACCAATATCGGATTGGATATGAGTTTTATGCGCGGAAGGTTTTCTTTTTCAGCTGATTACTATTATAAGTTGACTTCTGACCTGTTGTTGAATTCACCTGTATCTCCTATTACCGGATTCACCAATATGATGGATAACATTGGTAAGGTGCGTAACCATGGGATGGAGTTTGACTTCAATTCATTTAACATCGACAGGGGCGATTTTTCCTGGGAAACCGCGTTGAATCTCTCGTTTAACCGCAACAAAATTGTTGAACTTGCAGGAGGAAATGCCGATATCATTTTTGGCTCAACTGTACAAGCTTTGATTCAAAGGGTGGGGCATCCCATCAATTCTTATTACCTCTACGAGGTAGAACGTACGTTACGTGCATCAGATTTTGAAGCAAACGGAACTACTCCCAAACAGGGAATTGCGATTTATCCGGGACAACGGCCGGGAGATACCAAATGGAAGGATAAGACTGGTGACGGAGTCATCTCTGCAGCAGATAAAGATGTGGTGGGTAGTTATGAACCCGATTTTGAATGGGGACTCACCAACACCTTTACCTTTAAAAACTGGGATTTGTCGATTTTCCTGAACGGACGTCAGGGGGGTGAGTTGCTCTCATCCGGATCGCGTGGTTGGAACCGTGCCACCAACGGTCCCGGATGGCAGTATATGGATCGCTGGCTCTATGACGCCTATTGGAACGAAGATGAACCTGGTGACGGGAAAACTCCCGGGTTCTTCTCAACGGTAAGCGGCAATCAATATGATACGAACTGGCTCTATGATGCCACATATATCCGGATCAAAAATATTCGATTTGGATACAACTGGAAATTGCAACCCAACAGATATGTCAACAATATTCGTTTGTATGTGTCATGTGACAATGTCTACCTTTGGGACAATTACTACCCGGGATACTCTCCTGAAGGAGCAACACAGGATAATGCTGCTTCTGAATGGGGTGCATACCCATTGGCTCGCACAGTTATTACAGGTATCAATGTTACATTTTAA
- a CDS encoding RagB/SusD family nutrient uptake outer membrane protein gives MKKNISILLITLLTVVSCSDVLDIYPVENNSADQFYKTELEMQQAVIGIYGRLSQYTDIPALYYLQLSESRSDNWFMAQIPNAQRDQADVRRFQVNSQTGLVSTVYNRFYSIIADVNTLMAKSDESYSRFRAEASFLRAYAYFELVRSWGPQPVLLTPTEKQDALDAARQPVSDVYDQIVKDLLFAIEHLDEFYTGKEAGRVGSWAARTLLANVYATMAGYPLNDGTAYQKAVDILTPVINTIGSRFAPKYTDIFDLEQENKWDLFSVQFSSGGQGLGSSVPGFSTGGGSSSETMFPEWVYSGYTTQGQDFRMDSVIINDMLDEDDARGQFPLFTKGYWNVKNPPENPTAADSATNYIEKPYLMIKYLVRDNTNNSIKAWNDYPLNFPILRVSDAYLLYAEALIGVGRPGDAKEWVDKVRLRAGIEALGSNPTLQDVMDERRKEFLGEGKRYFDLVRQGEAVFVQRLKSFSDWYGNVTVYNGSDPTIRDMLLPIPQSVMNIHLDWDQNSNY, from the coding sequence ATGAAAAAAAATATATCAATATTATTGATCACACTCTTGACGGTAGTCTCTTGCTCTGATGTGCTGGATATCTATCCCGTTGAGAATAATTCTGCGGATCAGTTCTACAAAACCGAATTGGAAATGCAACAAGCGGTAATAGGTATCTATGGACGATTGTCACAGTATACAGATATCCCCGCTCTTTATTATCTCCAATTATCTGAAAGCCGTTCTGATAACTGGTTCATGGCGCAAATACCAAATGCCCAGCGTGATCAGGCTGATGTACGCCGTTTTCAGGTAAACTCGCAAACAGGATTGGTGTCAACAGTTTACAATCGTTTCTATTCGATTATTGCAGATGTGAATACACTCATGGCTAAATCAGATGAATCCTATAGCCGTTTTCGTGCTGAAGCCAGCTTCTTGCGGGCATATGCCTATTTTGAACTCGTTCGATCCTGGGGACCTCAACCGGTTCTGTTAACACCGACCGAAAAACAGGATGCGTTGGATGCCGCACGTCAACCGGTAAGTGATGTTTATGATCAAATCGTTAAAGATTTACTCTTTGCTATTGAACATCTTGATGAATTTTACACAGGTAAAGAGGCCGGAAGAGTAGGTTCATGGGCGGCCCGTACTTTGTTGGCTAATGTATATGCTACCATGGCTGGCTATCCTTTGAACGACGGAACTGCCTATCAAAAAGCAGTTGATATCTTGACGCCTGTCATCAATACAATAGGAAGCCGTTTTGCTCCAAAATATACCGATATCTTTGATCTGGAACAGGAGAACAAATGGGATCTATTTTCTGTACAGTTTTCTTCCGGGGGGCAGGGTCTTGGTTCATCTGTGCCGGGATTCTCAACCGGCGGAGGCTCTTCTTCTGAGACAATGTTTCCAGAGTGGGTCTATTCCGGTTATACAACTCAGGGACAGGATTTCCGAATGGATTCAGTCATTATAAATGATATGCTTGATGAGGATGATGCCAGAGGACAATTCCCGCTTTTCACAAAAGGTTACTGGAATGTGAAAAATCCACCTGAAAATCCGACTGCTGCCGATTCTGCTACCAATTATATTGAGAAGCCATATCTAATGATCAAATATTTGGTTCGGGACAATACCAACAACTCCATCAAAGCATGGAACGATTATCCCCTTAATTTCCCGATTCTGCGTGTATCAGATGCTTATCTGTTGTACGCTGAAGCACTCATTGGTGTGGGACGTCCTGGGGATGCCAAAGAGTGGGTTGACAAAGTACGCCTGCGAGCTGGGATAGAAGCTTTGGGATCCAATCCCACCTTACAGGATGTGATGGATGAACGTCGCAAAGAGTTCCTGGGAGAAGGGAAACGTTACTTTGACCTTGTCAGACAAGGTGAGGCCGTATTTGTTCAGAGGCTGAAATCATTTTCAGACTGGTATGGAAACGTAACAGTCTACAATGGATCGGATCCGACAATCAGGGATATGTTGTTGCCAATCCCCCAATCAGTGATGAATATTCATTTGGATTGGGATCAGAATAGTAATTACTAA
- a CDS encoding DUF5597 domain-containing protein, whose protein sequence is MPRLEKRGAVTQLIVEEKPFLILGGELHNSSSSNLEYLEPVWQQLKDMHLNTVLAAISWQLTEPEEGQFDFSLVDGLIREAREHDLRLVLLWFGSWKNGLSHYVPDWVKQDPARFPRVILDNGKATETVSPLGLESRKADARAFAALMEHLKKVDGRDNTVIMVQVENEVGVLGAVRDYSELGNTFFHQQVPKALIDGLKMYEEDLHPQVKELWERHGRREAGSWSEVFGNNLLSEEYFMAWHYADYINAVAAAGKAQYDLPMFVNAWIVQPEDKRAGDYPSGGPQEHVHDFWRIAAPNIDIFSPDIYLPDFPAITEAYTHSWNPLFIPESFAGEMGAANAFYALGKHAAIGYSPFGIDGIADSSQVSFLAKAYRVLGQLAPIITEAKSDNRITAFMLTKTKSQITQKLGGYKVTASLNQNMRSGAFLSDNGYGIVVWEGEEVFVVAGSNINITFVPDTPGPHMAGFLSVYEGEYLNGSWKSGRLLNGDNIMVNYDLANEAYHNRTGTGAKLGSDPSILKVKLYRFE, encoded by the coding sequence ATGCCCCGATTGGAGAAAAGAGGTGCCGTAACCCAGCTGATAGTGGAAGAGAAACCTTTTCTGATTCTGGGGGGCGAGTTGCACAACTCCAGCAGTTCCAATCTCGAATATCTGGAACCTGTCTGGCAACAGTTAAAAGATATGCACCTGAATACAGTGCTGGCTGCGATTTCCTGGCAGCTGACAGAGCCGGAGGAGGGGCAGTTTGATTTTTCACTGGTCGACGGATTGATCCGTGAGGCTAGGGAACATGACCTGCGGCTTGTGTTGTTGTGGTTTGGCAGCTGGAAAAATGGGCTATCCCATTATGTGCCCGACTGGGTGAAACAAGATCCTGCACGCTTTCCCAGGGTGATACTTGACAATGGCAAAGCTACCGAGACTGTAAGTCCTTTGGGACTGGAATCCAGGAAGGCTGATGCCAGGGCATTTGCAGCTCTGATGGAACACCTGAAAAAAGTGGATGGGCGTGACAACACGGTGATAATGGTGCAGGTGGAAAATGAGGTGGGGGTACTGGGAGCTGTGAGAGATTACTCAGAGTTGGGCAACACTTTTTTTCATCAACAGGTGCCGAAAGCGCTCATAGATGGCTTGAAAATGTATGAAGAAGACCTGCATCCGCAAGTAAAAGAGTTGTGGGAGCGTCACGGTCGTCGGGAAGCAGGCAGTTGGAGTGAGGTGTTCGGCAACAACCTACTTTCCGAAGAGTATTTCATGGCCTGGCACTATGCCGACTATATCAATGCTGTGGCTGCTGCAGGTAAAGCACAATATGACCTTCCTATGTTCGTCAACGCATGGATTGTACAACCGGAAGACAAAAGAGCGGGGGACTATCCATCCGGAGGACCTCAGGAACATGTTCATGATTTCTGGCGCATAGCTGCTCCCAATATTGACATCTTCAGTCCGGATATCTATCTTCCGGATTTTCCGGCTATTACGGAAGCGTATACCCATTCATGGAATCCATTGTTTATCCCTGAGTCGTTTGCCGGTGAAATGGGAGCAGCAAATGCTTTTTATGCACTCGGAAAACATGCGGCCATTGGCTATTCACCTTTCGGCATTGACGGGATTGCTGATTCATCTCAGGTTTCATTCCTGGCAAAGGCTTACAGAGTGCTGGGGCAGCTCGCGCCTATAATCACAGAGGCTAAGTCCGACAATAGGATCACCGCGTTTATGCTCACAAAAACCAAGAGCCAGATAACCCAAAAACTGGGAGGATATAAGGTGACAGCCTCATTGAATCAGAATATGAGATCTGGTGCATTCTTATCCGATAACGGTTATGGCATCGTGGTTTGGGAGGGTGAAGAGGTATTTGTGGTTGCCGGTTCAAACATAAACATTACTTTTGTTCCGGATACACCCGGTCCCCACATGGCTGGTTTCCTGTCTGTATACGAGGGAGAGTATCTGAACGGGAGCTGGAAAAGTGGTCGGTTACTCAACGGTGACAATATCATGGTCAACTATGATCTTGCCAATGAAGCGTATCATAACCGAACTGGCACCGGTGCCAAACTGGGGAGTGATCCTTCAATTCTGAAGGTGAAGCTTTATCGATTCGAATAA
- a CDS encoding DUF4861 family protein, with protein sequence MKTKLFLCALLLQGSILTAQNMTDASLFLRSDSTRYLDQVSSESGDLYNALGHHGPAIENEWLGLRLYFDKKAAIDVYSKANRGLELADYKWYPTAEQQMSGKGADYYKVGPTVGLGGIRLWDGENVVPLHPVASRSARVVKEGSVSFMEMLSEDVPYRNNKVDLLVRVTVYSGLRKAKVEAFALSDDDVAFVTGINYHPGQQVVVEDDCIFTWGLHPEDVAAEQVELGAAIFVDPDDFSRKMDDGNQHLFVSKPARYISYWISSANGKEPLINSLDRFIDFSKLEINCK encoded by the coding sequence ATGAAAACGAAACTATTTTTATGTGCCTTGCTCCTACAGGGAAGTATACTCACAGCACAGAACATGACAGATGCAAGCCTCTTCTTGCGCAGTGACAGTACACGCTACCTGGATCAAGTCTCATCAGAATCAGGCGATCTCTATAACGCGCTGGGACATCACGGACCGGCAATTGAAAATGAATGGCTTGGACTGAGGCTCTATTTTGACAAAAAAGCAGCAATTGATGTCTATTCAAAAGCCAACAGAGGACTTGAACTCGCAGATTATAAATGGTACCCCACAGCGGAACAACAGATGAGCGGAAAAGGTGCCGACTACTACAAGGTTGGGCCCACCGTCGGCTTGGGAGGAATCCGTTTATGGGATGGCGAGAATGTGGTGCCACTTCACCCGGTTGCAAGCAGATCGGCAAGGGTGGTGAAAGAGGGTTCGGTCTCCTTTATGGAGATGCTGTCTGAAGATGTGCCCTACCGCAACAACAAGGTTGATCTCCTTGTCAGGGTTACCGTCTATTCCGGTCTTAGAAAGGCCAAGGTTGAGGCATTTGCATTGAGTGATGATGATGTAGCGTTTGTAACCGGCATCAACTATCACCCGGGACAGCAGGTGGTGGTGGAAGATGATTGCATCTTCACCTGGGGATTGCATCCGGAGGATGTGGCTGCTGAGCAGGTGGAACTGGGTGCGGCTATCTTCGTAGATCCGGACGATTTCTCACGGAAGATGGATGATGGCAATCAGCATCTATTTGTTTCTAAACCTGCAAGATACATTAGTTACTGGATCTCTTCGGCAAATGGCAAAGAGCCACTGATTAATTCGCTGGATCGGTTTATCGACTTTTCGAAGTTGGAAATAAATTGCAAATGA
- a CDS encoding glycoside hydrolase family 28 protein, which translates to MKRVICNEMQLDVKCRDIIPGMLLITLIMVLGGAGSCVSEKGGYYDITDFGAIASPSSVNTESIQAAIDMCADEGGGTVLVPADTFLTGAIFLKQDVSLEIAAGGVLKGTTNLSDYKLVRTRWEGEERIWISALINAFDMDGFSISGKGTVDGSGDVWFSHREARNRSAADTIGEGLRSAPLHIGPFREGPPPLGPEGGLIPDKSSPAFEFREVELPGYARPRLIAIQNCSNVVVQDLHLVNQSSWGLFVLYSNRVDISDLVIRAEHYIPSSDGIDIDSSDGVHISHVDIDVNDDCISIKSGKDEDGRRVNRPAENILVEHSIFRYGHGGVAMGSEMSGGIRNVTIADCIMEADNWAPIRFKSQPSRGGVVENITYRDLVLNGTRQAFEFNMEWRMVPPLKAPSDPLPVVRNVKIINVSGTVTEAGFIHGLPDSPIEDVTFENCNINAVRGLRVENVKNLDLSGLTIQTEEGEPVIRRNIFGE; encoded by the coding sequence ATGAAAAGGGTGATTTGTAATGAGATGCAACTGGATGTGAAATGCCGCGATATCATTCCAGGGATGTTGCTTATTACTCTAATCATGGTACTTGGAGGTGCCGGATCCTGTGTGAGTGAGAAGGGAGGATATTACGACATTACTGATTTTGGAGCCATCGCTTCTCCCTCATCCGTGAACACAGAATCCATACAGGCTGCCATCGACATGTGTGCCGATGAGGGGGGCGGAACGGTACTGGTGCCAGCAGATACATTTCTTACCGGGGCCATCTTCCTGAAACAGGATGTGAGCCTTGAAATAGCTGCTGGAGGAGTGCTGAAAGGCACTACCAATTTGTCTGACTACAAATTGGTGCGTACAAGATGGGAAGGTGAAGAACGAATCTGGATCAGCGCACTGATCAATGCTTTTGATATGGATGGCTTCAGCATTAGTGGCAAAGGCACGGTGGACGGATCGGGTGATGTATGGTTCTCTCACAGAGAAGCACGTAACCGGTCGGCCGCAGATACGATCGGTGAGGGCCTGAGGTCTGCGCCTCTACATATTGGACCTTTTCGTGAAGGTCCACCCCCGTTGGGCCCCGAGGGTGGATTGATTCCCGATAAATCTTCACCCGCTTTTGAATTCAGGGAGGTGGAGCTACCCGGCTATGCCCGCCCGCGGCTCATTGCCATACAGAACTGCAGCAACGTGGTTGTGCAGGATCTGCATCTGGTCAACCAGTCGAGCTGGGGTCTCTTTGTCCTATACAGTAACCGGGTGGATATCAGTGATCTTGTGATCCGTGCCGAGCACTATATACCCAGCTCTGACGGCATCGACATCGATTCCAGTGATGGGGTGCATATCTCTCATGTAGATATCGATGTGAATGATGACTGTATCTCTATCAAGTCAGGAAAAGATGAGGATGGCCGGCGTGTGAACAGACCGGCTGAGAATATTCTGGTTGAACACTCCATTTTCAGGTATGGCCATGGTGGCGTGGCAATGGGCAGCGAGATGTCAGGCGGCATCCGCAATGTCACCATTGCCGATTGCATTATGGAGGCCGACAACTGGGCACCCATACGTTTTAAGTCACAACCCAGCCGGGGCGGTGTGGTGGAGAATATCACCTATCGCGATCTGGTATTGAACGGGACGCGTCAGGCATTTGAATTCAATATGGAGTGGCGCATGGTTCCTCCACTCAAAGCTCCTTCAGATCCACTGCCCGTGGTGCGTAACGTGAAAATAATCAACGTCAGCGGTACTGTAACGGAGGCCGGATTCATTCACGGCTTGCCCGATAGTCCTATCGAGGATGTGACTTTTGAAAACTGCAATATCAATGCTGTGAGAGGCCTTAGGGTAGAGAACGTAAAAAATCTGGATCTCTCCGGTCTGACGATTCAGACAGAAGAGGGTGAACCGGTTATCAGAAGAAACATATTCGGAGAATGA